The DNA segment TGCCAACATccccaagtatccctttaatgttaGAAGAAAATGGTCCAAAAAAAGTTTGTAAAAGCATTTAAACATTCACTACGTTGACTGTCTGACTTTGTTGTTCAAACaggagagagacgtgactatcttggatcctctggggagcctcaacaacgtcaagatgctgacgaggcagagaagagtctctacAGATCAGAACACCTAAAGAAACACCAGCGGAAGAGATTGATCTCTTCAACGAAACTTAAAAGACATCAGAGAAtccacacaggagaaaagccttatagctgtgatcagtgtgggaagagttttactaagGCAGGAGGCCTGGCTACACACAgcagaatacacacaggagaaaaaccttaccactgctctgattGTGGAATGAGCTTTGCAACCTCAAGCCAACTGATAAGACAtcagaaaatacacacaggagaaaagccttattgCTGTGATCAGTGCGGGAAGAGATTCATTCAATCAGCCAACCTGACcgtacacaagagaatacacacggGAGAGAAACCATACCACTGCTCCGATTGTGCGAAGAGCTTTTCTACCTCGAGCGGGCTGATAACGCACCA comes from the Coregonus clupeaformis isolate EN_2021a unplaced genomic scaffold, ASM2061545v1 scaf1024, whole genome shotgun sequence genome and includes:
- the LOC121555599 gene encoding zinc finger protein 239-like; its protein translation is MVSTRERRDYLGSSGEPQQRQDADEAEKSLYRSEHLKKHQRKRLISSTKLKRHQRIHTGEKPYSCDQCGKSFTKAGGLATHSRIHTGEKPYHCSDCGMSFATSSQLIRHQKIHTGEKPYCCDQCGKRFIQSANLTVHKRIHTGEKPYHCSDCAKSFSTSSGLITHQRTHTGEKPYHCSDCGKSCTTSSALISHQRTHTGEKHYHCSDCGKSFATLSNLTQHKRTHTGGKPHSCDQCGKRYSHLMSLIKHQKIHAGDPQSVE